Genomic segment of Syntrophales bacterium:
GAGGCGCTCTCCCGGAGCCGCGGATCGAGCTTCTCGAAGGCGGCCTTGATCGGCTGGATGGCGAAGGGCAGGCTGTAGGTGGCGCAGGCCACCACAATTCCCGCAAACGTGAAAAGCAGAGACCCGCCGAAGAGGTTATCCCAGAGAGAGCCGACGGCTCCCCGGGGGCTCAGGAGTCAAAGCAGGTAGAACCCGATGACCGTGGGCGGCAGGGCGATGGGCAGGTTGATGAGGGCATCGACAAAGGTCTTTCCCGGCCAGGTGAAGCAGGCCAGGACATAGGCCAAGGGAGCGGCGATCACGATCAGCACCAGCGTCGTGATCAGGGCCAGCTTTGCTGAAAGGTAAAGGGGAAGAAGCTCCATCTATCGGTATCCGTATTTCTTCTTGATGACGTCGGCCGTCGGGGACTGGAGGAACTGGAGAAACCGCTCGGTTCCGGCGCGGTTCTTTGTGCGGTTCAAGAGACAGGCCCCCTGCAGGATCGGTGGCGCCTCGGCGATGTCGTAGTGGCAACCGCCGGTTTTGGATGCCCGCACGGAGGAAAGGGCGCAGAAGCCGACATCCGCCCCGCCCGTGGCGGCGTACTGGAAGGCCTGGGCGATGGACTGGCCGATGATCCACTTCTTGTCGGGGCTGTTCCAGATGCCGACTTGGCGAAGGGCCGCCTCCGCCGCCGCTCCGTAAGGCGCCACCACCGGGTTCGCAATGGCGACCTTCTGCACGTCCTTTCTCATCATGACGTCCCGCCAGTTTGCGGCGCTGCAGAATTTCTTTCCCTCAGCCCACAAGACGACGCTGCCTGTGGCATAGACGAAAGGTTTCCCCCCGAGACCTCTCTTGAAGAGATCCTGGGGCCGCGTCTCGTCGGCGGAGAGAAAGGCGTCATAGGGTGCGCCGTTTGTGATCTGGTGATACAGGCTCCCGGAGGACGTGAACACGCCTTCCACGGGGATGCCCGTCTCCCGGGTGAACGCTGCCGCGATATCCTTGAATGGCTGCTGGAAGTTGGCCGCCACGGCCACGCGGAGGGGCTCCGCGGAGCAAACCGGCGATGGCAGCGAAA
This window contains:
- the modA gene encoding molybdate ABC transporter substrate-binding protein; translated protein: MRRCILKSRLLFTLFVLFALLGTVSLPSPVCSAEPLRVAVAANFQQPFKDIAAAFTRETGIPVEGVFTSSGSLYHQITNGAPYDAFLSADETRPQDLFKRGLGGKPFVYATGSVVLWAEGKKFCSAANWRDVMMRKDVQKVAIANPVVAPYGAAAEAALRQVGIWNSPDKKWIIGQSIAQAFQYAATGGADVGFCALSSVRASKTGGCHYDIAEAPPILQGACLLNRTKNRAGTERFLQFLQSPTADVIKKKYGYR